One region of Exiguobacterium acetylicum genomic DNA includes:
- a CDS encoding DMT family transporter has product MAKYWIGIIVAACFEVGWVIGLKHAATPLEWAATIVCIIVSFTVLIKASNHLPVGTVYAVFVGLGTAGTVVTDIVLFDQTASVMKLALIAVLLVGVIGLKLVSGEEKSA; this is encoded by the coding sequence ATGGCAAAGTATTGGATTGGCATCATCGTCGCAGCGTGTTTTGAAGTTGGCTGGGTCATCGGATTAAAACATGCGGCAACACCACTTGAGTGGGCTGCAACGATCGTCTGTATCATCGTTAGCTTTACCGTGCTCATTAAAGCGAGTAACCATTTACCAGTCGGAACGGTCTATGCTGTTTTCGTCGGTCTCGGAACAGCAGGAACGGTCGTGACGGATATCGTCTTGTTCGATCAAACCGCTTCCGTGATGAAATTAGCATTGATTGCTGTCTTACTCGTCGGCGTCATCGGTCTGAAATTAGTCAGTGGAGAGGAGAAATCAGCATGA
- a CDS encoding DMT family transporter, whose amino-acid sequence MSWIYLIIAGIFEMFGVVLINTFNQNKNAKNLLLMGTGFGLSFLFLTLAMNGLPMGTAYAVWTGIGAAGGAILSMVLYNESKDWKRLVCIGLVLSATIGLKLVGE is encoded by the coding sequence ATGAGTTGGATTTATTTAATCATTGCCGGAATCTTTGAGATGTTTGGTGTCGTCTTGATCAATACGTTCAATCAAAATAAGAATGCGAAGAATTTACTGTTGATGGGAACAGGATTCGGACTCAGTTTCCTATTCTTAACGCTTGCGATGAATGGTTTACCGATGGGAACAGCGTATGCGGTATGGACGGGAATCGGAGCAGCGGGCGGTGCGATTCTCAGCATGGTGCTCTATAACGAATCAAAAGACTGGAAGCGACTGGTTTGTATCGGTCTCGTCTTAAGTGCGACGATTGGTCTGAAACTCGTCGGCGAATGA
- a CDS encoding iron-containing alcohol dehydrogenase, translated as MIRQAVLQYIHEENALDQLKEVIGNRSAVLIHGRQAYEAAAFALPALPRLLFEGHCTDQQVEAFKQVCAPYDVILALGGGSVIDTAKQVAFQLRRPIIIIPTIVSNCAPWTPLSVMYNEEGQYIRFDTFPVVIEALLLDHRIIAASPYDYFVAGLVDTLAKWYEARALSGSSAEDPVIEMALRTAERCKDLILSTNITETRFREYPVEMQHLVETVIPLAGSIGGFGDAATRGAIGHAVHNALSPHPETHTFLHGSKVGYGLLVQEKLLGHDDDYIELRDYLLIQEQPTTLADFGLSLDVVETLALRTSKEELCRLLRPIVSAEQLVDAITRNETVSVSTT; from the coding sequence GTGATTCGACAAGCTGTTTTGCAATACATACATGAGGAAAACGCGCTCGATCAACTTAAAGAAGTGATAGGTAATCGTTCAGCAGTCCTGATTCATGGACGTCAAGCCTATGAAGCAGCTGCTTTTGCTTTACCGGCATTACCACGTCTTTTATTTGAAGGGCATTGTACGGATCAACAGGTGGAAGCTTTCAAACAAGTATGTGCTCCGTACGATGTGATTCTCGCGCTCGGAGGCGGGAGTGTCATCGATACGGCAAAACAGGTCGCGTTTCAATTGAGACGCCCGATCATCATCATTCCGACGATCGTCTCGAACTGTGCTCCGTGGACTCCGCTCAGTGTCATGTATAACGAAGAGGGACAGTATATCCGATTTGATACGTTCCCCGTCGTGATTGAAGCCCTTTTACTCGATCATCGGATCATCGCAGCAAGTCCGTATGATTATTTTGTAGCCGGACTCGTCGATACGCTAGCGAAGTGGTATGAAGCACGTGCCTTAAGCGGATCGTCGGCTGAGGATCCCGTCATCGAGATGGCACTTCGGACGGCTGAACGTTGTAAGGATCTCATCTTGTCGACGAATATAACGGAAACGCGTTTTCGTGAGTATCCTGTTGAAATGCAACATCTCGTCGAAACCGTCATTCCGTTAGCCGGAAGTATCGGCGGTTTTGGTGACGCGGCGACGCGCGGTGCAATCGGACACGCGGTGCATAACGCGTTATCGCCTCATCCAGAAACGCATACGTTCTTGCACGGGAGTAAGGTCGGTTACGGACTACTCGTTCAGGAGAAGTTACTTGGACATGATGATGATTACATAGAGTTGCGTGACTATCTTCTTATACAAGAACAGCCAACGACACTCGCAGACTTCGGATTATCGCTCGATGTCGTCGAAACACTTGCTTTACGGACATCGAAAGAGGAACTGTGTCGTCTGTTGCGTCCAATCGTGTCAGCGGAACAACTCGTCGATGCTATTACACGGAACGAGACGGTTTCTGTTTCGACGACTTAA
- a CDS encoding EAL domain-containing protein: protein MWHPCAECTTSIRFVEAGALHIQSPTPEIYSYQSFEQLEQLLTSLLRVADYPVSCRATQSRYVTAPILASALLEQLKHRSAIDFIQHGIMTSHLQPIYDIQRNVLVANEALLRAADDNTPISPGVLFSTASKMGLHSRLDQRAREEAIRATHHIGGTTKTFINFLPSTIYNPEYCLRHTFEIVERYQVDPSRLVFEVVETEKIEDVNHLKHVFEQYKKQGIQVALDDVGAGFSTLDMLSLLQPDYIKIDRSFIDHCDTNSENEAFLRKARHLTREMGIQILAEGIERQEELDLCRELGFDLGQGYLLGRPAPYARFAKAQ from the coding sequence ATGTGGCATCCTTGCGCCGAATGTACGACATCAATCCGTTTCGTTGAAGCGGGAGCACTCCATATTCAATCACCAACGCCAGAAATCTATTCCTATCAATCGTTTGAACAGCTCGAACAGCTACTGACATCGCTCTTACGTGTAGCGGATTATCCGGTGTCGTGTCGCGCCACACAATCGCGTTACGTGACAGCACCCATCCTAGCTTCAGCACTTCTAGAACAACTGAAGCATCGGTCTGCGATTGATTTCATCCAGCATGGGATCATGACGAGCCATTTACAGCCGATTTATGATATCCAGCGCAACGTGCTCGTCGCGAACGAAGCCTTATTGCGAGCAGCAGATGATAACACGCCTATCTCGCCTGGTGTCTTGTTTTCGACGGCCTCGAAGATGGGACTTCATTCCCGTCTTGATCAGCGGGCGCGTGAAGAAGCCATTCGTGCGACGCATCATATCGGTGGCACAACAAAAACGTTCATCAACTTTCTCCCTTCGACGATCTATAATCCGGAGTATTGCCTGCGCCATACGTTTGAGATCGTCGAACGTTATCAAGTCGATCCGAGCCGGCTCGTCTTCGAAGTCGTCGAAACGGAAAAAATTGAAGACGTCAACCATTTGAAACACGTCTTCGAACAGTATAAAAAGCAAGGCATTCAAGTAGCACTGGACGATGTCGGCGCTGGTTTCTCGACACTCGATATGTTGTCCTTGCTTCAACCGGATTATATTAAAATTGATCGTTCCTTCATCGATCACTGCGATACGAACTCAGAAAACGAAGCCTTTTTACGAAAAGCCCGTCATCTGACACGAGAAATGGGGATTCAAATCTTAGCGGAAGGCATCGAACGGCAAGAAGAACTCGATCTTTGCCGCGAACTCGGCTTCGATCTTGGTCAAGGATACCTACTCGGTCGCCCTGCTCCTTATGCTCGCTTTGCGAAAGCACAATAA
- a CDS encoding GNAT family N-acetyltransferase → MRYKINDQLRIRRFTPEDVEAVHAYASQPIVSQFQSWGPNTETDTKQFLHDALESELETPRRRYVFAVTFPSDVVIGAGELVITDVENKIAEIGYVLSPDEWGNGYATSIASFLLQFGFEKLELHRITATCDPRNVASERVLQKVGMTKEGQLRETVYLEDHWRDSLIYGMLDWEWQVDHEEDN, encoded by the coding sequence ATGCGTTATAAAATCAATGATCAACTTCGGATTCGTCGTTTTACACCAGAAGATGTAGAAGCGGTTCACGCCTATGCCTCACAACCCATCGTCAGTCAATTCCAGTCATGGGGACCGAATACCGAAACGGATACGAAACAATTCCTACACGATGCGCTTGAAAGTGAACTCGAGACACCAAGACGTCGTTATGTCTTTGCCGTGACGTTTCCAAGTGACGTCGTCATCGGTGCTGGTGAACTCGTCATCACAGACGTTGAGAATAAAATCGCCGAAATCGGATACGTCCTCTCGCCTGATGAATGGGGGAACGGATACGCGACGTCGATCGCTTCTTTCCTGCTCCAATTCGGTTTCGAAAAACTAGAACTACACCGAATCACGGCAACGTGTGACCCGCGGAACGTCGCTTCCGAACGTGTCTTGCAAAAGGTCGGCATGACGAAGGAAGGACAGCTCCGCGAGACGGTCTATCTCGAAGACCACTGGCGCGATTCCTTGATTTACGGAATGCTCGACTGGGAATGGCAAGTGGATCACGAAGAAGATAACTAA
- a CDS encoding DUF1294 domain-containing protein yields the protein MRIILGYYLLLTLIGFVSMWQDKRRARQHAYRTPEATLLTIAFLGGALGSWIGMYTVRHKTRKAKFQWLVPMAAVLHLTFWFVYTS from the coding sequence ATGAGGATCATCTTAGGGTATTACCTCCTCCTGACACTCATCGGATTTGTCTCGATGTGGCAGGATAAACGTCGGGCGCGGCAACATGCTTACCGAACACCCGAAGCGACACTATTGACGATTGCTTTCCTCGGTGGTGCGCTCGGTTCTTGGATCGGTATGTACACAGTTCGACACAAGACACGGAAAGCGAAGTTCCAATGGCTCGTTCCAATGGCCGCTGTCTTGCATCTCACTTTCTGGTTTGTTTACACTTCATAA
- a CDS encoding TPM domain-containing protein, whose product MIRQWTRLLLSAFLVFFLFVPTASAVSERTGAAFFIQDDAQLLTPSEEAELAQLGQELEQYTTAQVVLKTVPDLKEQDLSSYANETFRRQGIGQEGKDNGVLVVVAPNEKDRQFRIEVGYKLEGILTDITAGRILDQYAVPYKENGEYGKAASETYKAVVSVISKDQSLESQDPPKTQHDDGLPLWTKILIGAGLLILLFLDMKFTGGMFFFAILNIFSAIMRGGGGNGGSRGGGGSSGGGGAER is encoded by the coding sequence GCGCGTTCCTCGTCTTCTTCCTCTTCGTTCCAACAGCTAGTGCCGTTTCAGAACGAACGGGAGCAGCCTTCTTCATTCAGGATGATGCTCAGCTGCTCACCCCTTCGGAAGAAGCCGAACTCGCGCAACTCGGTCAGGAACTCGAACAATATACGACGGCACAAGTCGTCCTCAAGACGGTTCCCGATTTAAAGGAACAGGATTTAAGCTCTTACGCCAATGAAACGTTCCGGCGCCAAGGCATCGGTCAAGAAGGAAAAGACAATGGTGTTCTTGTCGTCGTCGCTCCGAACGAAAAGGATCGCCAATTCCGGATCGAGGTCGGTTATAAACTCGAAGGGATTTTGACAGACATCACAGCCGGACGTATTCTCGATCAGTATGCGGTTCCTTACAAGGAAAACGGTGAGTATGGAAAAGCAGCGTCTGAAACATATAAAGCGGTCGTCAGTGTCATTTCAAAGGACCAGTCGCTTGAGTCACAGGATCCTCCGAAAACACAACATGACGACGGACTTCCGCTTTGGACGAAGATTCTGATTGGTGCTGGATTACTGATCTTATTGTTCCTCGATATGAAGTTCACCGGTGGTATGTTCTTCTTTGCGATTTTGAACATCTTCTCCGCGATCATGCGTGGTGGCGGTGGAAATGGTGGCAGTCGCGGTGGTGGCGGAAGTTCCGGCGGTGGTGGTGCCGAACGGTAG
- a CDS encoding aldo/keto reductase: MQQITLNNGISMPQLGYGVFKVPEEEVYEAVSEALRAGYRSIDTAMIYENEEGVGRALRDSGIPREEIFLTTKVWNSDHGYEETLAAFETSLQKLGVDYVDLYLIHWPMPKEDRYVETWRALEHLYAEGKTRAIGVSNFHIPHLERILAEGSIVPAVNQIELHPFLSQEAIRDFCRKHGIVVEAWSPLMKGRDALTHPVIVDIADRHQKTPAQVVLRWHLQHDIVAIPKSVTPSRIRENLDVFDFSLSDADMQAIDQLNANVRTGSNPDHK; the protein is encoded by the coding sequence ATGCAACAGATTACGTTAAATAACGGCATCAGCATGCCCCAACTCGGATATGGTGTCTTTAAAGTACCGGAAGAAGAAGTATATGAAGCGGTCAGCGAAGCACTCCGCGCCGGGTATCGTTCAATCGATACGGCGATGATTTACGAGAACGAAGAAGGTGTCGGTCGTGCGCTGCGTGATTCAGGCATTCCCCGAGAAGAGATCTTTCTGACGACGAAAGTCTGGAATTCCGATCACGGCTACGAAGAGACACTTGCTGCTTTCGAGACGAGTCTGCAAAAGCTTGGTGTCGATTACGTCGATTTGTACCTGATTCATTGGCCGATGCCAAAAGAGGATCGTTATGTCGAGACATGGCGGGCACTCGAACATCTCTATGCAGAAGGAAAGACGCGTGCCATCGGTGTTTCGAACTTCCATATTCCGCACTTGGAACGAATTTTAGCCGAAGGATCAATCGTTCCTGCCGTCAATCAGATTGAACTCCATCCGTTCCTTAGCCAAGAAGCGATCCGAGACTTTTGCCGCAAGCACGGTATTGTCGTTGAAGCTTGGAGTCCGTTGATGAAAGGACGCGACGCGTTAACGCATCCGGTCATCGTCGATATCGCCGATCGTCATCAGAAAACGCCAGCTCAAGTCGTCCTCCGTTGGCACTTGCAACACGATATCGTCGCGATTCCCAAATCTGTCACGCCAAGCCGCATTCGCGAAAATCTTGATGTCTTCGACTTCAGCTTGTCAGACGCTGATATGCAAGCCATCGATCAATTGAACGCCAACGTGCGTACAGGATCAAATCCGGATCATAAATAA
- a CDS encoding general stress protein, protein MKTKQYIGTFYSEEELISKMDELHIQGHREEDFYVIVKEKSNIALVRSQMDAEIATTKPSWIDRIRGNKGRDQEVDDLFGSLDLSDNEIEQRKTEVEGGGFVLLLEVQDIQFDPHLNTDNTHPDVKVRYGSGEETHTSSDANSNAQLGSGNPLDVDKDSKEEHAEIDLHRAGTDKMPQDERAIDHSKKLDGNREPDIAMRRDDDFRRPETEREEKEHDATQDGEEHRQSKHQSDDIAKQDHGNNLDR, encoded by the coding sequence ATGAAAACAAAACAATATATCGGAACGTTTTATTCAGAGGAAGAATTGATTTCAAAAATGGACGAACTGCACATTCAAGGACACCGGGAGGAAGACTTCTACGTCATCGTCAAGGAGAAGTCGAACATCGCACTCGTCCGTAGCCAAATGGACGCAGAAATCGCGACGACGAAACCGTCTTGGATTGATCGGATTCGTGGGAACAAAGGACGCGATCAAGAAGTCGATGATCTGTTCGGGTCACTTGATCTATCAGACAATGAAATCGAACAACGCAAAACGGAAGTCGAAGGTGGGGGCTTCGTTCTGTTACTTGAAGTCCAAGACATCCAGTTCGATCCACATTTAAATACAGACAATACGCATCCTGATGTAAAAGTCCGTTATGGTAGTGGCGAAGAGACACATACGTCATCAGATGCGAACTCCAATGCACAGCTCGGCTCCGGTAATCCGCTTGATGTTGATAAAGATTCGAAGGAAGAGCATGCAGAGATTGATTTGCACCGTGCCGGTACGGATAAGATGCCGCAAGACGAGCGGGCAATCGATCATTCAAAAAAACTCGACGGGAACCGGGAACCGGACATCGCGATGCGTCGGGATGACGATTTCCGCCGGCCGGAAACAGAACGCGAGGAAAAAGAACATGATGCAACGCAAGACGGCGAAGAACATCGTCAATCGAAACATCAATCGGATGACATCGCCAAGCAAGACCATGGAAATAATTTAGACCGCTAA